In Sphingomonas sp. G-3-2-10, a single window of DNA contains:
- a CDS encoding pectate lyase, with amino-acid sequence MARLLRWLLAILALATLSAPAAAQDRAKILDTMKRATRFMVEKASTNGGYVWAYTEDFSRRWGEMEAYPTMIWVQPPGTPTMGHLFLDAYHATGDDYYYEAAEKAAAALIAIQQDNGGWHYFGDFGGAASTKQWYATIGRNAWRLEEFQHDWGNATFDDAGTSEAMQFLLRVYVERHDPKYLPALKKALSFVLDSQYPIGGWPQRWPLRHDFSHHGKPDYTSLITFNDDVAGENIKFLIYCYQVLGGDERVYDAIIRAMNVYLVTQQAAPQAGWGLQYTLDLKPVGARTYEPDALVTHTTAANVRSLMDFYRLTGDAKFLARIPEALDWLESVRLPADQVKGGRAYPTFIEIGTNRPLYVHRRGSNVVNGEYYADYDPAGTITHYSAWRAINVPALRAEYEKLKATPPAEVAKGSPLRPGNAGALPRYFLIDSVETSDLNTADGKRSPAALIGSLNKAGYWPTELRATSNPYAGDGSKTPAPGDFGGTRVGDATDTSPFITDKPVIGISTGTYIDNMKVLIGALGPR; translated from the coding sequence ATGGCAAGGCTGTTGCGCTGGCTGCTGGCGATACTCGCCCTTGCGACACTCTCCGCCCCCGCCGCCGCGCAGGATCGCGCGAAGATCCTCGACACGATGAAGCGCGCGACGCGGTTCATGGTCGAGAAGGCATCGACCAATGGCGGCTATGTGTGGGCCTATACCGAGGATTTCTCGCGCCGCTGGGGCGAGATGGAAGCCTATCCCACGATGATCTGGGTCCAGCCGCCGGGCACTCCGACAATGGGTCACCTCTTCCTCGACGCATACCACGCCACGGGCGACGACTATTATTATGAAGCGGCGGAGAAGGCCGCCGCTGCGCTGATCGCGATCCAGCAGGATAATGGCGGCTGGCACTATTTCGGCGATTTCGGCGGCGCGGCTTCGACGAAGCAATGGTACGCCACGATCGGCCGCAACGCGTGGCGGCTGGAGGAATTCCAGCATGACTGGGGCAACGCCACGTTCGACGATGCCGGGACGTCGGAAGCGATGCAGTTCCTGCTGCGCGTCTATGTCGAGCGCCACGATCCCAAATATCTGCCCGCGCTGAAAAAGGCGCTGAGCTTCGTCCTCGACAGCCAGTATCCGATCGGCGGCTGGCCCCAGCGCTGGCCGCTGCGTCACGATTTCTCGCATCACGGCAAGCCCGATTATACCAGCCTGATCACCTTCAACGACGATGTCGCGGGCGAGAACATCAAGTTCCTGATCTATTGCTATCAGGTGCTGGGCGGCGACGAGCGGGTCTATGACGCGATCATCCGCGCGATGAACGTCTATCTGGTGACCCAGCAGGCCGCGCCGCAGGCCGGATGGGGCCTGCAATATACCCTCGACCTGAAGCCGGTCGGCGCCCGCACCTATGAGCCCGACGCGCTGGTCACCCATACCACCGCCGCCAATGTCCGCTCGCTGATGGATTTCTATCGCCTGACCGGCGACGCGAAATTCCTCGCGCGCATTCCCGAAGCGCTCGACTGGCTGGAGTCGGTCAGGCTCCCCGCCGATCAGGTGAAGGGCGGCCGCGCCTATCCGACCTTTATCGAGATCGGCACCAATCGCCCGCTCTACGTCCATCGCCGTGGATCGAACGTCGTGAACGGCGAATATTATGCCGACTATGACCCGGCGGGCACGATCACCCATTACAGCGCGTGGCGCGCGATCAACGTGCCTGCGCTGCGAGCCGAATATGAGAAGCTCAAGGCGACACCGCCTGCCGAAGTCGCCAAGGGTTCGCCGCTCCGTCCCGGCAATGCGGGTGCCCTGCCCCGCTATTTCCTGATCGACTCGGTCGAGACTTCGGACCTCAATACCGCCGACGGAAAGCGTTCGCCCGCGGCGCTGATCGGATCGCTCAACAAGGCCGGCTACTGGCCGACCGAATTGCGCGCGACCAGCAACCCCTATGCCGGCGACGGATCGAAGACTCCCGCACCCGGCGATTTCGGCGGCACCCGCGTCGGTGACGCCACCGACACTTCGCCCTTTATCACCGACAAGCCGGTGATCGGCATCTCCACCGGCACATATATCGACAATATGAAGGTGCTGATCGGCGCACTGGGACCGCGCTGA
- a CDS encoding ATP-binding protein: MFIPLAAQALLVAVVPGGLLVWNMHNGQQMELAQRDQERLEGFAATASEALGAGKPISRLIPELDQRDPRLGGRVQLVNADGTPIAGPTSTNPPRAERPVKLNGQTVALARIVRAPTLTDGDRSFLATQYLGIAVIIAGLFALLLAAAYEFARRWSKPQLELYRLSREIVHGDHDVEIEERGPAEVVATSRNLQRIASQFSRLETARRTWLVSIADELKRPTESLAKHLDSLAEVQHPISAELATGLEEDQRRLSQMAEDLSAVALADLGRLPVSFSQVDPRALIHNAIWGNAKRAEGQGVKLETSTLPQYTILVKWDGTRIEQLFGALIDNSLRYTPRNGRIVLGLESSRDAWRLIIDDSAPGVDVMLAQRLFEPFYRSSDNPEDSAAASGLGLATARAIVEAHHGRIEASRSPIGGLRVTVILPAEPPRA; encoded by the coding sequence ATGTTCATACCCCTGGCAGCGCAGGCGCTGCTGGTCGCCGTCGTTCCCGGCGGTCTGCTGGTGTGGAACATGCACAATGGCCAGCAGATGGAATTGGCCCAGCGCGATCAGGAGCGCCTCGAGGGTTTTGCCGCGACCGCCAGCGAAGCGCTCGGCGCCGGAAAGCCGATCAGCCGCCTGATCCCGGAACTCGACCAGCGCGATCCCCGTCTCGGCGGCCGCGTTCAGCTGGTGAATGCCGACGGCACGCCGATCGCGGGCCCGACCAGCACCAATCCGCCGCGCGCGGAGCGTCCGGTCAAGCTCAACGGCCAGACCGTCGCGCTGGCTCGCATCGTTCGCGCGCCGACGCTCACCGATGGCGACCGCAGCTTCCTCGCCACCCAGTATCTCGGCATCGCCGTGATCATCGCCGGCCTGTTCGCACTGCTTCTGGCCGCCGCCTATGAATTCGCTCGCCGCTGGTCGAAGCCGCAGCTCGAGCTGTACCGGCTGAGCCGCGAGATCGTGCATGGCGATCACGACGTCGAGATCGAGGAGCGTGGACCGGCCGAGGTCGTCGCCACCTCTCGCAACTTGCAGCGTATCGCCAGCCAGTTCAGCCGCCTCGAAACCGCGCGCCGCACCTGGCTCGTTTCGATTGCCGACGAGCTGAAGCGCCCTACCGAAAGCCTGGCAAAGCATCTCGATTCGCTTGCAGAAGTGCAGCACCCGATCAGCGCCGAACTGGCCACGGGACTTGAGGAAGATCAGCGCCGCCTGTCGCAGATGGCGGAGGACCTCAGCGCGGTCGCGCTCGCCGATCTGGGCCGCCTGCCCGTCAGCTTCAGCCAGGTCGATCCCCGCGCCCTGATCCACAATGCGATCTGGGGCAATGCCAAGCGGGCCGAGGGCCAGGGCGTGAAGCTCGAGACCAGCACGCTCCCGCAATACACCATCCTGGTGAAGTGGGATGGCACGCGGATCGAGCAGTTGTTCGGCGCGCTGATCGACAATTCGCTGCGCTACACGCCGCGCAACGGCCGGATCGTCCTCGGCCTCGAAAGCTCGCGTGATGCATGGCGGCTGATCATCGACGACAGCGCACCGGGCGTCGACGTGATGCTTGCCCAGCGCCTGTTCGAGCCCTTCTACCGCAGTTCGGACAATCCCGAGGATTCGGCCGCCGCATCAGGTCTTGGCCTCGCTACGGCGCGCGCCATCGTCGAAGCGCATCATGGCCGGATCGAAGCCAGCCGCTCGCCGATCGGCGGCCTGCGGGTCACGGTGATCCTGCCGGCGGAACCGCCCCGCGCCTGA
- a CDS encoding N-succinylarginine dihydrolase → MSIVEINFDGIIGPSHNYAGLSFGNLAATKNRGEISRPRAAALQGIAKMRANIALGLTQGILLPHARPHRSWLESLATTYEDAAPHTRAQALSASSMWAANAATVSPAPDADDGRCHLTVANLVTMPHRSHEWPETLAQLRLAFANPAFAVHGPVPAPFGDEGAANHMRLCATHDAPGVEVFVYGIAGGPFPARQHPDASAAIVRRHRLDPTRTLLVQQSEEAIAAGAFHNDVVAVANGPVLFAHEKAFADKDRFYADLRAALPEVEIVEVPASRVSLANAIKSYLFNAQLVTLPSGEMALILPSEARNTPSVWTWLQEHVAGNGPIRRLEVVDVRESMANGGGPACLRLRVAADPATIDPRFLVDDARLDAIAAVIEAHWPEAIAQEEISDPALIARVEKARIKLLEMLGTVELIDR, encoded by the coding sequence ATGTCGATCGTTGAGATCAATTTCGACGGCATCATCGGCCCCAGCCATAATTATGCCGGGCTGAGCTTCGGCAATCTCGCCGCCACGAAGAACCGTGGCGAGATCTCGCGTCCACGCGCAGCCGCGCTGCAGGGCATCGCCAAGATGCGCGCGAACATCGCGCTCGGGCTGACGCAGGGTATCTTGTTGCCTCATGCCCGGCCGCATCGCAGCTGGCTGGAAAGCTTGGCGACAACCTATGAGGACGCAGCGCCTCACACTCGCGCGCAGGCGCTTTCCGCGTCGTCGATGTGGGCTGCCAATGCCGCCACCGTCTCCCCCGCGCCCGATGCAGATGACGGCCGCTGTCACCTGACCGTCGCCAATCTGGTGACCATGCCGCACCGCAGCCACGAATGGCCCGAGACGCTGGCGCAGCTCCGCCTGGCCTTCGCCAATCCGGCCTTTGCAGTCCACGGCCCCGTCCCGGCGCCGTTCGGCGACGAAGGCGCGGCCAATCACATGCGCCTGTGCGCGACGCACGATGCGCCCGGCGTGGAGGTGTTCGTCTATGGCATCGCCGGCGGCCCCTTCCCCGCGCGCCAGCATCCCGACGCCAGCGCCGCGATCGTTCGCCGTCACCGGCTCGATCCGACGCGAACCTTGTTGGTCCAGCAATCCGAGGAGGCTATCGCGGCCGGAGCATTCCACAACGATGTGGTCGCGGTCGCCAATGGCCCCGTCCTCTTCGCGCACGAGAAGGCGTTCGCCGACAAGGATCGCTTCTACGCCGATCTCCGCGCCGCCCTGCCCGAAGTCGAGATCGTCGAGGTTCCGGCATCCCGCGTCAGCCTGGCGAACGCGATCAAATCCTATCTCTTCAACGCCCAGCTGGTGACGCTCCCCTCGGGCGAGATGGCGCTGATCCTGCCGAGCGAAGCGCGTAACACGCCGAGCGTTTGGACCTGGCTGCAGGAGCATGTCGCCGGGAACGGCCCGATCCGACGTCTCGAAGTCGTCGACGTCCGGGAGTCGATGGCCAATGGCGGCGGCCCCGCCTGCCTGCGGCTGCGGGTTGCTGCCGATCCCGCGACGATCGACCCGCGATTCCTGGTGGACGATGCAAGGCTCGATGCGATTGCGGCGGTGATCGAGGCGCATTGGCCAGAAGCGATCGCGCAGGAAGAAATATCCGATCCCGCGCTGATCGCCCGCGTCGAAAAAGCGCGCATCAAACTGCTGGAGATGCTCGGAACTGTCGAGTTAATTGACAGGTAA
- a CDS encoding arginine N-succinyltransferase → MTFIIRAARESDMQHLYEMAKLTGGGFTNLPPDKKSLRAKLERSAASFARDDTSVADELFVLMLENVATGDVRGTCQIFTRVGQHWPFYSYRIGIDTKYSQELNRTFRSELLNLTNDLGGCSEVGGLFLHPGERAGGLGMLLARSRYMFIRNHRDRFADRILAELRGVIDEAGGSPFWDGVAGRFFGMNFQEADEFNAIHGNQFIADMMPKHPVYTAMLPETARAVIGLPHPSGRAAMRMLEGEMFSFENYIDIFDGGPTMTARTDHVKTIREAKTGKVVAIDKGGQPALVSTGRLGDFRATQALVSAVDDRVILDPEAAGALRVDVGCEVTYVDR, encoded by the coding sequence ATGACCTTCATCATCCGCGCCGCGCGCGAAAGCGACATGCAGCATCTCTACGAGATGGCGAAACTCACCGGTGGCGGTTTCACCAACCTGCCGCCCGACAAGAAGTCGCTCCGCGCCAAGCTCGAGCGCAGCGCGGCGTCGTTTGCGCGCGACGATACCAGCGTGGCGGACGAACTGTTCGTGCTGATGCTGGAGAATGTCGCGACCGGCGATGTGCGCGGCACTTGCCAGATATTCACCCGCGTCGGCCAGCACTGGCCCTTCTACAGCTACCGCATCGGCATCGACACCAAGTATAGTCAGGAGTTGAACCGCACGTTCCGGTCTGAGCTGCTAAACCTGACCAACGATCTGGGCGGGTGCAGCGAAGTCGGCGGGCTGTTCCTGCATCCCGGCGAGCGCGCCGGGGGTCTCGGAATGCTGCTCGCGCGCAGCCGCTACATGTTCATCCGCAACCACCGCGACCGCTTTGCCGATCGCATCCTCGCCGAGCTGCGCGGGGTGATCGACGAAGCCGGCGGTTCTCCCTTCTGGGATGGTGTGGCGGGCCGCTTTTTCGGCATGAATTTCCAGGAAGCGGACGAATTCAACGCGATCCACGGAAACCAGTTCATTGCCGATATGATGCCCAAGCATCCGGTCTATACCGCGATGCTCCCGGAGACCGCGCGAGCGGTGATCGGCCTGCCTCACCCAAGCGGCCGCGCCGCGATGCGGATGCTGGAAGGCGAGATGTTCTCCTTCGAAAATTACATCGACATCTTCGACGGCGGCCCCACCATGACTGCCCGCACCGACCATGTGAAGACGATCCGCGAAGCGAAGACCGGCAAGGTCGTGGCGATCGACAAGGGCGGGCAGCCCGCTCTTGTCTCCACCGGCCGCCTCGGCGATTTCCGGGCGACACAGGCTCTGGTCAGCGCGGTCGACGATCGGGTGATCCTCGATCCCGAAGCCGCCGGGGCGCTTCGCGTCGATGTCGGTTGCGAGGTCACCTATGTCGATCGTTGA
- a CDS encoding hydrolase produces MSAISAIEAAAIERIGDAAILERTQSWVAVNSGTRNLEGLATVADMLAESFAVLPGDLALIDPAPVESVTADGKVQSLEHGRHLHLAVRPDAPVQLLLTGHMDTVYGADHPFQSGVWRGDGTWNAPGCADMKGGLALMLSALEAVEASPLASGIGYEVLINSDEETGSFSSAALIAGAAHGKLAALTYEPSALPDGTLAGARGGTGNFSLVVHGKSAHAGRNPDEGRNALVAAADLALRLADARAPGLAVNPARIEGGGPNNVVPDLAILRVNFRPKDAAAITKAQIALDQAIAIVSVKHDVRIELHGSFNRPPKPIDPGAEKLFALVKQVGSDLGLHITTKDSGGVCDGNNIAACGVPVVDTMGARGGAIHSPDEYLIPESLPERAALSALTILRLAERGL; encoded by the coding sequence ATGAGTGCGATTTCTGCAATCGAAGCCGCCGCGATCGAACGGATCGGCGATGCCGCGATTCTCGAGCGGACCCAGTCATGGGTCGCGGTGAACAGCGGTACGCGCAATCTCGAGGGGCTCGCGACAGTTGCGGACATGCTGGCGGAAAGCTTCGCAGTGCTGCCGGGCGACCTGGCGCTGATCGATCCCGCGCCGGTCGAAAGCGTCACCGCCGATGGCAAGGTCCAGTCGCTCGAACATGGCCGCCATCTCCATCTGGCCGTCCGTCCCGACGCGCCGGTCCAGCTATTGCTGACCGGGCACATGGATACGGTCTATGGCGCGGATCATCCGTTCCAGTCGGGCGTGTGGCGCGGGGACGGAACGTGGAACGCGCCGGGCTGCGCCGATATGAAGGGCGGGCTGGCGCTCATGCTCTCCGCGCTGGAGGCCGTCGAGGCCAGCCCGCTCGCGTCGGGTATCGGCTATGAGGTTCTGATCAATTCGGACGAGGAAACCGGCTCCTTCTCTTCCGCTGCGCTTATCGCGGGAGCCGCGCATGGCAAGCTCGCCGCGCTCACCTACGAACCCTCCGCCCTACCCGACGGCACGCTTGCCGGCGCGCGCGGCGGTACCGGCAATTTCTCGCTCGTCGTCCACGGCAAGAGCGCCCATGCCGGCCGCAATCCCGACGAGGGCCGCAATGCGCTCGTCGCCGCCGCCGACCTTGCGCTGCGCCTTGCCGACGCACGCGCACCGGGCCTTGCGGTCAACCCCGCGCGAATCGAGGGCGGCGGGCCGAACAATGTCGTCCCCGATCTCGCCATCCTCCGTGTCAATTTCCGCCCGAAGGATGCCGCCGCCATCACAAAGGCGCAGATCGCGCTCGATCAGGCGATCGCGATCGTCTCGGTCAAGCATGACGTTCGCATCGAGCTCCACGGCAGCTTCAATCGCCCGCCCAAGCCGATCGACCCCGGCGCGGAGAAGCTCTTCGCACTGGTCAAGCAGGTCGGCAGCGACCTTGGCCTGCACATCACGACGAAGGATTCCGGCGGCGTGTGCGACGGCAACAATATCGCAGCCTGCGGCGTGCCGGTGGTCGACACGATGGGCGCACGCGGCGGGGCGATCCACTCGCCCGACGAGTATCTGATTCCCGAAAGCCTGCCGGAGCGCGCCGCGCTTTCCGCGCTCACCATCCTGCGACTTGCCGAACGGGGCCTCTGA
- a CDS encoding DUF481 domain-containing protein has translation MRALLLALPLLLANTAGDPETIPAPVRAMLDAAFASGNEGEVATIVKYARNAAPEHAETINKMASDWRAERRRKNEKRIREAGLFDLMKGRAELGGYRTTGNTNNIGLSAVVELRREGLEWRHKLKVQGDYQESLGVVTRERYLASYEPNWKFDERAYIYGSALYENDRFLGFTDRFSLSAGAGYSAVKKPKLRLDLEVGPAFRHTAFVNGNIESYPAARGSVDFDWKVTPGITLRQNASAYFQEANSTITSKSALLARLIGPLSAQLSYTLQYESKPPTGRDTTDTTSRAALVVDF, from the coding sequence ATGCGCGCATTGCTCCTCGCCCTTCCGCTGCTGCTTGCCAATACGGCGGGCGATCCCGAAACCATCCCGGCACCGGTCCGGGCGATGCTCGACGCCGCCTTCGCGTCGGGCAATGAGGGCGAAGTCGCGACGATCGTCAAATATGCGCGCAATGCGGCTCCGGAACATGCCGAGACGATCAACAAGATGGCCTCGGACTGGCGCGCTGAGCGCCGCCGCAAGAACGAGAAGCGCATCCGCGAAGCCGGCCTGTTCGATTTGATGAAGGGCCGCGCCGAGCTGGGCGGGTACCGGACGACGGGAAACACCAACAATATCGGCCTCAGTGCCGTGGTCGAGCTGCGCCGCGAGGGCCTCGAGTGGCGTCACAAGCTCAAGGTGCAGGGCGATTATCAGGAGAGCCTCGGCGTCGTGACGCGCGAGCGTTATCTCGCTTCCTACGAGCCCAACTGGAAGTTCGACGAGCGCGCCTACATCTACGGCTCTGCGCTGTACGAGAATGACCGGTTCCTTGGCTTCACCGATCGTTTTTCGCTGTCGGCCGGTGCAGGCTACAGTGCGGTCAAGAAGCCCAAGCTGCGCCTTGATCTCGAAGTCGGGCCTGCGTTCCGCCATACGGCGTTCGTCAACGGCAATATCGAAAGCTATCCTGCGGCGCGCGGGTCGGTCGATTTCGACTGGAAGGTCACGCCGGGCATCACGCTGCGTCAGAATGCATCGGCCTATTTCCAGGAAGCGAACAGCACGATCACCAGCAAATCGGCGCTGCTGGCCCGCCTGATCGGGCCGCTTTCGGCGCAGCTTTCCTACACGCTGCAATATGAAAGCAAGCCGCCCACAGGCCGTGACACGACCGACACCACCAGCCGCGCGGCGCTCGTCGTGGATTTCTGA
- a CDS encoding RNA pyrophosphohydrolase, translating to MTDHSHLPYRPCAGVMLMNRDGKIFVGQRLDSTLEAWQMPQGGIDDGEDPYEAAVRELWEETGVEAHRVELIAEAPEELWYDLPDDLVGKVWKGKWRGQRQRWFLFRFLGEDHDVNIVTAHPEFRAWRWSDPADLPELIVPFKRDLYIQLLTVFAEPLAAER from the coding sequence ATGACCGATCACAGCCACCTTCCCTATCGCCCGTGCGCCGGTGTCATGTTGATGAACCGCGACGGCAAGATCTTCGTCGGCCAGCGCCTCGATTCGACGCTTGAGGCGTGGCAGATGCCGCAAGGCGGGATCGACGATGGCGAAGATCCCTATGAAGCCGCCGTCCGCGAATTGTGGGAAGAGACGGGTGTCGAGGCGCATCGGGTCGAACTGATCGCGGAAGCGCCGGAGGAACTCTGGTACGACCTGCCCGACGATCTGGTCGGCAAGGTCTGGAAGGGCAAATGGCGCGGTCAGCGGCAGCGCTGGTTCCTGTTCCGCTTCCTTGGGGAGGATCATGACGTGAATATCGTGACCGCCCATCCCGAATTTCGCGCATGGCGCTGGTCCGATCCCGCCGATCTTCCCGAATTGATCGTGCCGTTCAAACGCGATCTCTATATTCAGCTTCTCACCGTCTTTGCGGAACCACTCGCCGCTGAGCGCTGA
- a CDS encoding histone deacetylase, with the protein MIHIVHHSDYVAPAPARSTYQWNKNGLVRDVLREQGDAFQWHVPEPMSREWIEAVHDPDYTAQVLEARVPKHKERRIGFPVTPQVAKRAQVVPGGTWLAALLALEHGYAANTAGGSHHALADTGAGFCIFNDLAIVAVRLVEEGRASRVLIVDCDVHQGDGTASLTAGRPGIATYSIHAEKNFPVRKARSTLDVALPDGTGDDAYLAALAETLPPLVDGFAPDLILYQAGVDPFAEDRLGRLSLSHDGLAARERWIGGFFGARGIPIASALGGGYGQDAMEVAERHAASIRTLGQAVAN; encoded by the coding sequence ATGATCCATATCGTCCACCATTCCGACTATGTCGCGCCGGCTCCGGCGCGGAGCACCTATCAGTGGAACAAGAACGGACTGGTGCGCGACGTGCTGCGCGAACAGGGCGATGCGTTCCAATGGCATGTACCCGAACCGATGTCGCGCGAATGGATCGAAGCGGTGCACGATCCCGATTATACCGCCCAAGTGCTGGAAGCGCGGGTGCCGAAGCACAAGGAACGGCGGATCGGCTTTCCGGTGACGCCGCAAGTTGCGAAACGCGCTCAGGTGGTTCCGGGCGGAACGTGGCTCGCCGCCCTGCTGGCGCTGGAGCATGGCTATGCGGCGAACACCGCAGGCGGGAGCCACCATGCGCTGGCCGACACCGGCGCGGGGTTCTGCATCTTCAACGATCTCGCCATCGTCGCGGTCAGGCTGGTGGAAGAGGGCAGGGCGTCGCGCGTGCTGATCGTCGATTGCGACGTGCATCAGGGCGACGGCACGGCCTCGCTCACCGCGGGGCGGCCGGGGATCGCGACCTATTCGATCCATGCCGAAAAGAATTTCCCGGTGCGCAAGGCGCGGTCCACCCTCGACGTGGCGCTGCCCGACGGGACCGGCGACGACGCTTATCTGGCCGCGCTGGCCGAAACCCTGCCGCCGCTGGTCGATGGTTTCGCGCCTGATCTCATCCTCTATCAGGCAGGCGTCGATCCGTTCGCGGAAGACCGCCTTGGGCGGCTGTCGCTCAGCCACGATGGACTGGCCGCGCGGGAACGATGGATCGGCGGCTTTTTCGGCGCGCGGGGTATCCCGATCGCGAGTGCGCTGGGCGGCGGATATGGGCAGGATGCGATGGAAGTCGCCGAACGGCATGCCGCCTCTATCCGCACCTTGGGACAGGCCGTCGCAAACTAG
- a CDS encoding 2-oxoacid:acceptor oxidoreductase subunit alpha — MATATHMLTPEEASAHPPQEAVVVRFAGDSGDGMQLTGGQFTLSTALAGNDLATFPDFPAEIRAPQGTLFGVSAFQINFGSTQIDTAGDQPDVLVAMNPAALKTNVEALKPGGLIIADAGEFGQRNLDKAKYASNPLEDGSLGKWQLLKLDISALTVEAVKPFGLGNKEALRCKNMWTLGLALWMFDRDRAPLIQWLKDKFAKAPNLAEANIAALNAGHAYGETAELGALGISQRNVSAAPSEPGLYRTVTGADSISLGLVAGAQLAELPMFFGGYPITPASAILHALSKFKEYGVTTFQAEDEIAAIASALGASYAGSLGVTSSSGPGIALKGEAMGLAIMTELPLIIVNSQRGGPSTGLPTKTEQSDLYQAVYGRNGDAPMPVIASRSAADCFDVAIEAVRIATQYMTPVMILTDGYIANAAEPWKVPDMSTYKPFPVKHHTELPAEGEKFLPYARDEKLKRPWVKPGTPGLLHRIGGIEKAVDTGNLDYSPANHQAMTDIRRDKVANIDIPDQVVEQGQAGGKLVVVGWGSTYGPITTAVRRARAKGVDVSHIHIRHIWPMPKNLGDLLKSYEHILVPEMNTGQLKTVLRDQFLVNAVPLNKVSGQPFTIAEIEGAIARHLSSDKPEELGPDNTQLPSPEAVNP, encoded by the coding sequence ATGGCAACCGCCACCCATATGCTGACGCCCGAAGAGGCATCGGCCCACCCGCCGCAAGAGGCAGTCGTCGTTCGTTTTGCCGGTGATTCCGGCGACGGCATGCAGTTGACCGGCGGGCAGTTCACGCTCTCCACCGCACTGGCGGGCAACGATCTTGCCACCTTCCCGGATTTCCCCGCCGAGATTCGCGCGCCGCAGGGCACGCTGTTCGGCGTCTCCGCCTTCCAGATCAATTTCGGCTCGACGCAGATCGACACCGCGGGCGACCAGCCCGACGTGCTGGTCGCGATGAACCCGGCGGCGCTCAAGACCAATGTCGAGGCGCTGAAGCCCGGCGGGCTGATCATCGCCGATGCCGGCGAGTTCGGTCAGCGCAATCTGGACAAGGCCAAGTACGCCAGCAATCCGCTCGAGGATGGCAGCCTCGGCAAGTGGCAGCTGCTCAAGCTCGACATCTCGGCGCTGACGGTCGAGGCGGTGAAGCCGTTCGGGCTGGGCAACAAGGAAGCCCTGCGCTGCAAGAATATGTGGACACTGGGGCTGGCGCTCTGGATGTTCGACCGCGACCGCGCGCCACTGATCCAGTGGCTCAAGGACAAGTTCGCCAAGGCGCCGAACCTTGCCGAAGCGAACATCGCCGCGCTGAACGCCGGTCATGCCTATGGCGAGACCGCGGAACTCGGAGCACTGGGCATTTCGCAGCGGAATGTGTCCGCCGCGCCGTCCGAGCCGGGCCTGTACCGCACCGTCACCGGCGCGGATTCGATCTCGCTGGGTCTGGTCGCGGGAGCACAGCTTGCCGAACTGCCGATGTTCTTCGGCGGCTATCCGATCACGCCGGCTTCGGCGATCCTCCACGCGCTGTCCAAGTTCAAGGAATATGGCGTTACGACGTTCCAGGCCGAAGACGAGATCGCGGCGATCGCGTCGGCGTTGGGCGCATCCTATGCGGGGTCGCTGGGCGTCACTTCATCGTCGGGTCCGGGCATAGCGCTGAAGGGCGAAGCGATGGGTCTGGCGATCATGACCGAGCTTCCGCTGATCATCGTCAATTCGCAGCGCGGCGGTCCTTCGACCGGTCTGCCGACCAAGACCGAGCAATCGGATCTCTATCAGGCGGTCTATGGCCGCAACGGCGATGCGCCGATGCCGGTGATCGCTTCGCGTTCGGCGGCCGATTGTTTCGACGTCGCGATCGAGGCTGTGCGGATCGCCACGCAATATATGACCCCGGTCATGATCCTGACCGACGGCTATATCGCCAATGCCGCGGAGCCGTGGAAGGTGCCGGACATGAGCACCTACAAGCCCTTCCCGGTGAAGCATCACACCGAGTTGCCGGCCGAGGGCGAGAAATTCCTGCCCTATGCCCGCGACGAGAAATTGAAGCGTCCGTGGGTCAAGCCGGGCACGCCGGGCCTGCTCCACCGCATCGGCGGGATCGAGAAGGCGGTGGATACCGGCAACCTCGATTATTCGCCCGCCAACCATCAGGCGATGACCGATATCCGCCGCGATAAGGTTGCCAATATCGACATCCCCGATCAGGTGGTCGAGCAGGGGCAGGCGGGCGGCAAGCTGGTCGTGGTCGGCTGGGGTTCGACCTATGGCCCGATCACCACCGCGGTCCGCCGCGCGCGGGCCAAGGGCGTGGACGTCAGCCACATCCATATCCGCCACATCTGGCCGATGCCGAAGAATCTCGGCGATCTGCTGAAGAGCTACGAGCATATCCTGGTGCCGGAGATGAACACCGGGCAGCTCAAGACCGTGCTGCGCGACCAGTTCCTGGTGAACGCCGTGCCGCTCAACAAGGTGTCGGGCCAGCCCTTCACCATCGCCGAGATCGAAGGTGCGATCGCGCGGCATTTGTCGAGCGACAAGCCCGAAGAGCTTGGCCCGGACAACACGCAGTTGCCCAGCCCGGAGGCTGTGAATCCGTGA